In the genome of Carya illinoinensis cultivar Pawnee chromosome 13, C.illinoinensisPawnee_v1, whole genome shotgun sequence, the window CATGTTTCAGATATTACAATCAGAATGACATTCCAAAGGTCCTGCAAGCTCTTTGTTCATCCGTGCAACATACAGCTTTATACTTGGGGGTGTGTAAGGCAATTTTGCACCATTGGTCTATTCCAGAAAGTGTCTTATCTCTTCCAGTGATGAATGAAGTGTGTATAAACTTGGCGAATATAAAGGATAATGCACAACTTCCTACTCTATTATTCTCTTCTCGCAAGGAAGAAGGGAGAGTTCCTAATATGCTTGAGGCGGGGAATTTTGTGTATAATGAAAACCAAAGCAGCACAGATAATGTGGGAACATCATGTCTCAGGACCTCCTCAGATGAGATTACTCGGACTGAACTTTCTGAATCTCATAGCGGTGGTGACCGAACGCAACAGGAATGCACCCTTATGGATATGAAACTAACTGAGAGGATGAAAATGGAGTCTGAAATTTCTAATGGTTCAGAAAGGCATCGAGCTGATCCATCTGACTTAACCCACCAAAGTTTGGTTGACAGATCAGATGCAGTAGACCTTACTACATGCACCTCCAGAAACAGCAATGGAAGTTGTACTAGGTATGTGAATGGTATGTGTTTTCCTTTGAATTGGGCCTCTCAAAGCAAAGAAGTTAATCAAGCAAGTTCCGGAAAGAGTGACAGCAATTCAGTTGCTGACTTTTTATACTTGGGGTCTTTCCATAAACCTCAAGCATACATCAATAATTACATGCATGGAGAGTTTGCTGCGTCTGCTGCTGCTAAACTAGCTGTTCTTTCATCAGAGGAAACTCGGGTTTCTGAGGGTCATGCTTCGGAAAATTCGAGGAAAGTTGCATCTTCCAACAATATTTTACAGGCAAAAGCATTCTCATTAGCAGCCTCTCGTTTCTTCTGGCCAAGTTCTGAAAAGAAGCTTGTGGAGGTTCCAAGGGAGAGGTGTGGTTGGTGTCTTTCTTGTAAGGCCTCTATTTCAAGCAAGAGGGGATGCATGTTAAACCATGCTTGCCTGTCTGCCACAAAAGGTGCTATGAAGATCCTTGCGGGCCTTTGTCCAGTTAATAGTGGAGAAAGGAGTCTTGCCAGCATTGCAACGTACATTTTATACATGGAGGAGAGTTTACATGGTCTGATGGTTGGTCCCTTTCAGAGTGCTAGTTATAGAAAGCAATGGCGTAAACAAGTAGAGCTTGCTTCAACTTTCCGTGCAATAAAGGCTCTGTTACTTGAAGTAAGTTCTTTTGCCTTTTGATTTACATCTTTTGATTTATCGTCTAGTTGGCCTATATAGTTTTGGGTGGGCTTGTTTGGCATGGTAACACAACTTTTCTTGTCTAAATGAATATGcatgttctttttttattagtaaataggaattttttttttgataattccTATTTATCAACTTTCCTATTTACTAattcctatttatttattagtaaataggaattttattaaaattaggcAAAGCCAAGTACACGGACATATATAAGAACCACGCCTATGCATGATTGTCTAAAGATACTAGAAACTCATGTACGTTCATGCCATTACCATCGACCAATGGAATAATGTATGAAGAAAAAAGTTCTAATCTCGTCCATTATCCGTTAACGATCCTCAAAACTCCAACCATTCCTGTCCATCCATATGCAAGGTGGAGACTTTGCATCCCAGAATATTGGCCAAGCTCAAAACACTCGGAACATTTCCAACTGGAACTAATTCTAACTTGGCGAGATTCACTTTCGAACCCGAAGccgcttcaaagcaaagtaaaAGAGCCCGCAAGGCTTGAATATGATTATGACTAGCCCTGCAAAAGACAAGAGTATCATCTACAAATAAGAATTGAGTCATCTCAAGTGTGCTGATTCTTGCATTCCCTATGACAAATTCAGATAAAAATCCACCTTCCACAAGACCTGCTATCATTTTACTAAAAGCTTCCATTATGAAAACAGAGAGTAATGGAGAGATAGGGAATCACCTTTCCTCAAACCCCTTGAAGTTCCAAAGAAACCCATTGGGGCACCATTCACCAAGATAGAGAAACATATGGTGGAGatgcaaaatttgatccaagagcaCCTTCTCGCTCCAAGTCCACACGATGTGTAACAAAAAATTCCAGTAAAatgatcatataaaaaaatagactgGTCTTACAGTTGGAGCCCCTTGGAATCATTATAGATTGGAATGCCTTTTCTTTCATAAGCAATGTGAAATCCCATTCACCATCCTCCATAATCCAGGGCACTACACGGTGCCTCTTTGTACTTTTTGTGAAAATCTTACCTGAAAAATGTCTTTATAGGCATGTTTCTGCATGTGGCATCTATAGTTTGGTTCGTAATCTGTCTTTATTTGCAGCTTGAGGAACACATTAGCATCATTGCTCTTTCTGGGGACTGGGTTAAACTGGTGGATAGTTCATTAGTTGACTCTTCTATGGTTCAAAATGCAACATGCACTGTTGCAACAACACAGAAACGTGGACTTAGTGGAAGGCGAGGCAGAAAACAGTCTGCTGCCTCTGAAGTGACAGCTGATGGTTGCCCTGACCAAAGTTTTGTCTGGTGGCAAGGCGGGAAGCTATCGAAGCTTATTTTTCAGAAAGCAATTTTGCCACACTTGGTGGTCAGAAAAGCAGCTCGCCAAGGTAACTAGCACTCCTTAGCTCTTCCCTTCTTGAAAGATAATTCTTCGGTAATTCCCCTCATTCtaagcatttttttaatcattataacccATATAGTAAATGCTCCATTATTATAATAAGCATCTTTAATTCATATGTTGTTTCATGTATGAAattaagggaaagaaaaagtgtAAATCATATTCTGGCTTCTTAGGTGGTTGGAGAAAGATTTCTGGCATTGATTATGCTGATAGTTCTGAGATTCCTCGAAGAAGCAGGCGGTTGGTTTGGAGAGCTGCTGTTGAAATGAGTATGAATGCATCACAGCTTGCATTTCAGGTTCgttcttatcttatttttttgttgctaTCTCTGCCAACCTTTCGCTTGATTTAGCAAATTCTATAGGTCTTATGCAATGTTGAATTATCTTTAgtataaaattgaaattcacCTCAGGTCAGATACTTGGACTTTCATTTGAGATGGAGTGATTTTCTTCGGCCTGAGCAGAACCTTCAGGATGGAAAGGTACTAGATACAGAAGCTTCTGCTTTTAGAAATGCTGTCATTTGTGCTAAAACAATCGTGGAAAACAAGATCAGATATGCAGTTGCTTTTGGGAACCAAAAGCATCTTCCGTCACGTGTCATGAAGAATATCATTGAGATTGAGCAAAGTCAAGATGGAAAAGACAAGTATTGGTTTTCTGAATCTCGCATTCCTTTATACTTGATCAAAGAGTATGAAGAAAGTTCTGATAAAGTACCCTTGCTATCTGGTGAGGAGCCCTTGGATGTATCAATCAAGTTACAAAGAAGGCACTTGAAAGCTTCCCGTCGAGATATATTTTTCTATCTTATTTGCAAGAGAGATAAATTGGACGTGTGCTCTTGTTCCTCATGTGAGCTGGATGTTTTAATTGGgtaattattttatacatttttttaatttttttaatctttttttttgttccctAGTCTGCACCAACTTAGTCCAAGTTGATTAACTTTTCCCTGATGTGACTTTCAGGAATGCGGTCAAGTGCGGTGCATGCGAAGGTGCTTTAACTGAGCCATAAGTTTTCCATCCAGAATGTTTTatgtcaaatttttaaaatgaatttttttcctctttgaaTCTGATAGGAATATTTAACTCATCAAATTTTACGAGTGCATCTGACAAATGTACATAAAATTACCTTGTAAAATCTGCCCTTATCTTTCCTGCTCTGTAAGATCTTGCAAAgttttttttagatgatttatGGAGCAATGATTGTAATTTTTGCCATATTGTGGTCAGGTTATTGTCATGAAGGCTGTACCATGATTTCAACAATGTGCATGAATGAGGAAGTTGAGTTCTTGATTACATGCAAGCACTGTTACCATGCAAAGGATTTTGCTCAGAAAGAAATCAGTAATGAATCTCCGACCACTCCCCTGGCATTGCAAAGGCGAGATTGTCCTAACTTGACTGCAGCCACTAAGGGCAGAAGGCATGCATGTAATAATCAATCATTAGCATCTGTCAGAACTCAGCACACTAGTTCTGAGTTGAAGCATGCTGCTTCTAATTCTAGTTTGGCAAATAAAAGCCGCCGCCGGACATGTTCTTGGGGTGTTatatggaagaagaaaaactctGAAGACACAGGCATTGATTTCAGgcttaaaaatattcttttgaaGGGCAGTTTGGATGTCCATCGGCTGGAACCTGTTTGTCACTTGTGCCATAAGCCATATAGGTCTGATCTTATGTATATTTGCTGTGAAATTTGCCAAAGTAAGTTACTCTTGATTGTGTGCTTCATGCCGTTCACTTTAAATACCTACTTtacatctttctttctttgtgtgTGGGTGGGTggtttttttggttattttttgaCGCATTGTGTTTATGCTCACTGGCAGAATGGTACCATGCTGAAGCTGTTGAACTTGAAGAGTCAAGAATTTTCGATGTAACAGGCTTCAAGTGTTGCAAGTGTCGTAGGATAAGGTCACCATTGTGTCCTTATGCGGACCTTAAAGACAATCTGCCCGAGGGCAAGAAGACACGCTCTAGGGATATGAAGCAAGGGAATGTAAGAGGAGACTCTGATTCTGGAATGATTTCTGAATTTG includes:
- the LOC122292345 gene encoding DDT domain-containing protein PTM, coding for MDPPVARSRGRPRKRRRDEDENIALGPNTKHQAVERRPVALVGRYVLKEFRGSGVFLGRVLHYDQGLYRVNYEDGDCEDLESGEVRGFILGDSDFDDDLSRRKKKLDELLSKINANSTSQFEKEGYGLSNGADKVDTSTLSEMGGVAIENDGGELEGYDDSSTDSSEHGRDGDSGFNVETPPIPPPELPPSSGTIGVLEQYVSNLFSVYGFLRSLSIPLFLSPFSLDDFVGSLNCYAPNTLLDAVHVALMRALRRHLETLSLDGLEVASKCLRCIDWSLLDTLTWPVYLVHYLTVMGHTKGPKWRGFYDEVLVREYYCLPAGRKLMVLQILCDDVLESAEIRAEIDMREESEVGLDYDTEATNPHENGPRRVHPRYSKTSACKGREAMEIIAETHSTKSLGNLNYSGFKGTKHNVDAADVDVDRNSDECQLCGMDGTLLCCDGCPSAYHSRCIGVMKMFIPEGLWYCPECTINKIAPNIAIGTSLKGAEIFGIDLYERIFLGACDHLLVLRESVDTEPCFRYYNQNDIPKVLQALCSSVQHTALYLGVCKAILHHWSIPESVLSLPVMNEVCINLANIKDNAQLPTLLFSSRKEEGRVPNMLEAGNFVYNENQSSTDNVGTSCLRTSSDEITRTELSESHSGGDRTQQECTLMDMKLTERMKMESEISNGSERHRADPSDLTHQSLVDRSDAVDLTTCTSRNSNGSCTRYVNGMCFPLNWASQSKEVNQASSGKSDSNSVADFLYLGSFHKPQAYINNYMHGEFAASAAAKLAVLSSEETRVSEGHASENSRKVASSNNILQAKAFSLAASRFFWPSSEKKLVEVPRERCGWCLSCKASISSKRGCMLNHACLSATKGAMKILAGLCPVNSGERSLASIATYILYMEESLHGLMVGPFQSASYRKQWRKQVELASTFRAIKALLLELEEHISIIALSGDWVKLVDSSLVDSSMVQNATCTVATTQKRGLSGRRGRKQSAASEVTADGCPDQSFVWWQGGKLSKLIFQKAILPHLVVRKAARQGGWRKISGIDYADSSEIPRRSRRLVWRAAVEMSMNASQLAFQVRYLDFHLRWSDFLRPEQNLQDGKVLDTEASAFRNAVICAKTIVENKIRYAVAFGNQKHLPSRVMKNIIEIEQSQDGKDKYWFSESRIPLYLIKEYEESSDKVPLLSGEEPLDVSIKLQRRHLKASRRDIFFYLICKRDKLDVCSCSSCELDVLIGNAVKCGACEGYCHEGCTMISTMCMNEEVEFLITCKHCYHAKDFAQKEISNESPTTPLALQRRDCPNLTAATKGRRHACNNQSLASVRTQHTSSELKHAASNSSLANKSRRRTCSWGVIWKKKNSEDTGIDFRLKNILLKGSLDVHRLEPVCHLCHKPYRSDLMYICCEICQKWYHAEAVELEESRIFDVTGFKCCKCRRIRSPLCPYADLKDNLPEGKKTRSRDMKQGNVRGDSDSGMISEFECEPAKSVFLTGKVSEREFVECEPGNPSFPMAETSKQEYDPLLFSVSRVELITQHDSGVDEWNTASGPGPQKLPVRRHVKREGDVDGLSGSNLSHAELSTHLEVNSLKPTHTASSPQAEWDVESEMMLDYQGFNYEDMEFEPQTYFTVTELLESDDVGPFDGVDPSGNWSGCLENPSDRISQDEVPEQYRMADTSSNHSEPENSANPTVNMVNCQKCLHTEPAPDVSCEICGLQIHRNCSPWVELSSGEGSWRCGNCREWR